Proteins found in one Halobaculum sp. MBLA0147 genomic segment:
- the psmB gene encoding archaeal proteasome endopeptidase complex subunit beta, whose product MRPTSDLDDLTPGADDQTVFGPEIGEFPNADQRAGATDRDGEMKTGTTTVGLRAEDGVVLATDMRASLGPMVSSKNVQKVEEIHPTGALTIAGSVSAAQNLIETLKAEVRLYESRRGEDMSMQALSTLTGNLLRTGGFFIVQPILGGVDDDGAHVYSIDAAGGMTEEEYTVTGSGSQYALGVLEQEYDETLAIDEARDVATRAIQSAMERDVASGNGINIAVVTEDGVEITREKDVESLLA is encoded by the coding sequence ATGCGACCGACCAGCGACCTCGACGATCTCACGCCGGGTGCAGACGACCAGACGGTGTTCGGCCCGGAGATCGGTGAGTTCCCCAACGCCGACCAGCGGGCGGGTGCGACGGACAGAGACGGTGAGATGAAGACCGGGACGACCACCGTCGGCCTCCGTGCCGAGGACGGCGTCGTCCTCGCGACGGACATGCGGGCCTCGCTCGGACCGATGGTCTCCTCGAAGAACGTCCAGAAGGTCGAGGAGATCCACCCGACCGGCGCGCTCACCATCGCCGGCTCCGTCTCCGCGGCACAGAACCTCATCGAGACGCTGAAGGCGGAGGTGCGCCTCTACGAGTCTCGCCGCGGCGAGGACATGAGCATGCAGGCGCTGTCGACGCTGACCGGCAACCTCCTGCGGACGGGTGGGTTCTTCATCGTCCAGCCGATCCTCGGCGGCGTCGACGACGACGGTGCACACGTCTACTCCATCGACGCGGCCGGTGGGATGACCGAGGAGGAGTACACGGTCACCGGCTCCGGCTCCCAGTACGCGCTGGGTGTCCTCGAACAGGAGTACGACGAGACGCTCGCCATCGACGAGGCACGCGACGTGGCGACGCGTGCGATCCAGTCCGCGATGGAACGGGACGTGGCCTCCGGCAACGGGATCAACATCGCCGTCGTCACCGAGGACGGCGTCGAGATCACCCGCGAGAAGGACGTCGAGTCGCTGCTCGCCTGA
- a CDS encoding DUF555 domain-containing protein has product MSNYLVALEAAWLVRDVEEVDDAIGVAVSEAGRRLNEADKEYVEVNVGATPCPACGEQFDSAFIAAETALVGLFLEIEIFNADSEEHAARIAKSEVGSALRDIPLEVIDVIADPDTEEAPADEAA; this is encoded by the coding sequence ATGAGCAACTACCTCGTCGCGTTGGAGGCCGCGTGGTTGGTGCGAGACGTCGAAGAAGTCGACGACGCGATCGGAGTCGCGGTCAGCGAGGCCGGTCGTCGCCTCAACGAGGCGGACAAAGAGTACGTCGAGGTGAACGTCGGCGCGACGCCGTGTCCGGCGTGTGGCGAGCAGTTCGACTCCGCGTTCATCGCCGCCGAGACGGCGCTGGTCGGCCTGTTCCTCGAGATCGAGATCTTCAACGCCGACAGCGAGGAACACGCCGCCCGGATCGCCAAGAGCGAGGTCGGCTCCGCGCTGCGGGACATCCCGCTGGAGGTCATCGACGTGATCGCGGACCCCGACACCGAGGAAGCGCCCGCCGACGAGGCCGCCTGA
- the ligA gene encoding NAD-dependent DNA ligase LigA: MTDTASLAADGLRFAAPDNPYLADPDTAFTPVAELDAERAREQAALLRAAIREHDYRYYAEADPLIADRTYDALFDRLQTLEETFEVETADSPTRRVGGETLDELPTVDHVRPMLSIEQSVEAADVRAFDDRVRREVGEVSYVCEPKFDGLSVEVIYVDGVLVRAATRGDGETGDDVTEQVRTIRSVPQRLGPASGAGAGASAADGPSETASDDGSAETASDDGSAETAGDDGPAETVGDTTVPGFLAVRGEVYVPRDAFREHNRERVAAGEEPFANPRNFAAGTLRQLDLDTVAERPLDCFFYDVMGWRGEPPADDEPLATVDDDETRPATHTAERAALDRLGLKTDDRAEAVETVDDAVAYRDALGEARESLNYEIDGVVIKVDDRAACETLGATSRAIRWAFAYKFPAREEVTRVTDVVVQVGRTGRLTPVALLDPVDVGGVTVARASLHNPDQIAELGVGVGDTVRVKRAGDVIPQVTEVVEAGSDGHFRFPETCPVCGSDVERDGPMAFCTGGLACDAQVERTIQHYASRSGLDVEGLGEERVERLRDEGLLDGLPDLYRLHERRADLVELDGWGETSADNLLAEIEAAREPPLADFLTGLGIHEVGGATARSLARAFGSFEAVRDATTEELQTVDDVGETVARTIREFFDNPENAAVIDDLLTEVDPQTVEPDDDDGGDTLDGLTFVFTGSLSTPRSTASDLVERHGGSATGSVSGNTDYLVVGENPGTSKREDADANDVPQIDEDEFAAVLDEHGIAWPPDDDGDET, from the coding sequence GTGACCGACACCGCCAGCCTCGCCGCCGACGGCCTGCGGTTCGCCGCGCCGGACAACCCGTACCTCGCCGATCCGGACACGGCCTTCACACCCGTCGCAGAGTTGGACGCCGAGCGCGCACGCGAGCAGGCCGCACTGCTGCGTGCGGCGATCCGCGAACACGACTACCGCTACTACGCCGAGGCGGATCCACTGATCGCGGATCGAACCTACGACGCGCTGTTCGACCGGCTCCAGACACTGGAGGAGACGTTCGAGGTGGAGACGGCCGACTCGCCGACTCGGCGGGTCGGCGGCGAGACGCTCGACGAGCTGCCGACCGTCGACCACGTGCGGCCGATGCTCTCCATCGAACAGTCCGTCGAGGCGGCCGACGTCCGCGCCTTCGACGACCGCGTCCGTCGCGAGGTGGGCGAGGTGTCGTACGTCTGCGAGCCGAAGTTCGACGGGCTCTCCGTCGAGGTGATCTACGTCGACGGCGTCCTCGTGCGTGCCGCCACGCGGGGTGACGGAGAGACCGGCGACGACGTGACCGAACAGGTCCGGACGATCCGCTCGGTGCCACAACGACTCGGCCCCGCGAGTGGTGCGGGTGCCGGTGCGTCGGCCGCAGACGGACCGTCGGAGACGGCGAGCGACGACGGATCGGCGGAGACGGCGAGCGACGACGGATCGGCGGAGACGGCAGGGGACGACGGACCGGCGGAGACGGTGGGCGACACGACTGTGCCGGGATTCCTCGCCGTCCGCGGCGAGGTGTACGTCCCGCGAGACGCGTTCCGCGAGCACAACCGAGAGCGCGTGGCGGCCGGGGAGGAGCCGTTCGCGAACCCGCGGAACTTCGCCGCCGGCACCCTCCGACAGTTGGACCTCGACACGGTGGCGGAGCGGCCGCTCGACTGTTTCTTCTACGACGTGATGGGGTGGCGCGGCGAGCCACCGGCCGACGACGAGCCGCTGGCGACGGTCGACGACGACGAGACGCGGCCGGCGACACACACCGCCGAGCGGGCGGCGCTGGACCGGCTCGGCCTGAAGACGGACGACCGCGCCGAGGCGGTCGAGACGGTCGACGACGCGGTCGCCTACCGGGACGCCCTCGGGGAGGCCCGCGAGTCGCTGAACTACGAGATCGACGGGGTCGTGATCAAGGTCGACGACCGCGCCGCCTGCGAGACGCTGGGTGCCACCTCGCGGGCGATCCGGTGGGCGTTCGCGTACAAGTTCCCCGCTCGCGAGGAGGTGACACGTGTCACGGACGTGGTCGTCCAGGTCGGCCGAACGGGACGACTCACGCCGGTCGCGCTGTTGGACCCCGTCGACGTAGGCGGCGTGACGGTCGCCAGAGCCAGTCTCCACAACCCGGACCAGATCGCGGAGTTGGGTGTCGGCGTGGGCGACACCGTCCGCGTGAAGCGGGCCGGCGACGTGATCCCGCAGGTGACCGAGGTCGTGGAGGCAGGCAGCGACGGTCACTTCCGGTTCCCCGAGACGTGTCCGGTCTGTGGGAGCGACGTAGAACGCGACGGGCCGATGGCGTTCTGTACCGGTGGGCTGGCGTGTGACGCGCAGGTCGAGCGGACGATCCAGCACTACGCCTCCCGGAGCGGCCTCGACGTCGAGGGGCTCGGCGAGGAGCGCGTCGAGCGGCTCCGCGACGAGGGGCTGCTCGACGGGCTGCCGGACCTCTACCGGCTCCACGAGCGTCGTGCGGACCTCGTCGAGTTGGACGGGTGGGGCGAGACGAGCGCGGACAACCTGCTCGCGGAGATCGAGGCCGCCAGAGAGCCACCACTGGCGGACTTCCTCACCGGGCTGGGCATCCACGAGGTGGGCGGCGCGACCGCCCGGAGCCTCGCCCGGGCGTTCGGCTCGTTCGAGGCGGTGCGTGACGCGACGACCGAGGAACTCCAGACTGTCGACGACGTGGGGGAGACGGTCGCCCGGACCATCCGAGAGTTCTTCGACAACCCGGAGAACGCTGCGGTGATCGACGACCTCCTGACGGAAGTCGATCCCCAGACCGTCGAGCCCGACGACGACGACGGGGGCGACACACTGGACGGGCTGACGTTCGTCTTCACCGGGTCGCTGTCGACGCCGCGTAGCACCGCCAGCGACCTGGTGGAGCGACACGGCGGCTCCGCGACCGGGTCGGTCTCCGGGAACACGGACTACCTCGTCGTCGGCGAGAACCCCGGGACGAGCAAGCGCGAGGACGCCGACGCGAACGACGTGCCACAGATCGACGAAGACGAGTTCGCCGCGGTGTTGGACGAGCACGGGATCGCGTGGCCGCCGGACGACGACGGCGACGAAACGTGA
- a CDS encoding EamA family transporter, producing the protein MNYLPWAVVALVAYSFVPPLLNRATTGAGAVPSNVAALVSNGILVIVTLGVIAVQGESVVEHVRKPEMAFVAASGLFLAVGILSYYRALSLGPVSVVTPVFGMFLVLASVVGVALLNESLTARKVVGIGLAVLAVVLVAGD; encoded by the coding sequence ATGAACTACCTGCCGTGGGCGGTGGTCGCGCTCGTCGCCTACTCGTTCGTGCCGCCGCTGTTGAACCGGGCGACGACCGGAGCGGGTGCGGTGCCGTCGAACGTCGCCGCCCTGGTGTCGAACGGGATCTTGGTGATCGTCACGCTCGGCGTGATCGCGGTGCAGGGCGAGAGCGTCGTCGAGCACGTCCGGAAACCGGAGATGGCGTTCGTCGCCGCCAGCGGACTGTTCCTGGCGGTCGGTATCCTCTCGTACTACCGCGCGCTGTCGCTGGGACCGGTCTCGGTCGTGACACCCGTCTTCGGGATGTTCCTCGTCCTCGCCTCCGTGGTCGGCGTCGCGCTGTTGAACGAGTCGCTGACCGCCCGGAAGGTCGTCGGGATCGGACTCGCCGTGCTCGCGGTCGTGTTGGTCGCCGGTGACTGA
- a CDS encoding DASH family cryptochrome, producing MSDTAVLWCRRDLRLHDAPALTAAAEADRLLPVYCFDPRQYGERPFGGRDSFRYHKTGPHRVRFRREAVADLRARLRERDGDLVVRHGAPEAVLPELVAAVDADAVHFHTYPTPEEAGVEAAVEDAFRNRPVETTRHWGHTLYHLDDLPVPYTEIDDTYTPFRQRVESGPEPGDPLPVPTVPPTPDAVGESIPPGECPTPGELGVEPVEPDDRGVHPFPGGESAALDRLEAWIWEGDNLREYKQTRNGMLGPDYSAKVSPYLNEGCLSPRRVAAAVDRYETERVANDDTYWLVFELLWRDFFQFQFAKHGARFFERPGIRDRTDIDWRDPATDDDAAREFERWCDAETGVPFVDANLRELVATGYVSNRGRQNVASFLANDLRIDWRRGAAYFETHLVDYDPASNYGNWAYIAGVGNDSRNRSFDVLSQAERYDPEGEYVTHWLPELEPLPADAVHEPWTLSEREQAAYGVQLGLDYPEPVVDLRADRG from the coding sequence ATGTCAGACACCGCCGTCCTGTGGTGCAGACGCGACCTCCGACTCCACGACGCGCCGGCACTGACGGCGGCCGCCGAGGCCGACCGTCTCCTGCCGGTGTACTGTTTCGACCCACGCCAGTACGGCGAGCGCCCGTTCGGCGGGCGCGACTCGTTCCGCTACCACAAGACCGGCCCACACCGCGTCCGGTTCCGCCGCGAGGCGGTCGCCGACCTCCGGGCACGGCTACGGGAGCGCGACGGCGACCTCGTCGTCCGCCACGGCGCTCCCGAAGCGGTGCTCCCGGAACTCGTCGCAGCGGTCGACGCCGACGCCGTCCACTTCCACACGTACCCGACGCCGGAGGAGGCGGGCGTCGAGGCGGCCGTCGAGGACGCGTTCCGCAACCGCCCGGTCGAGACGACGCGGCACTGGGGCCACACGCTGTACCACCTCGACGACCTCCCCGTGCCGTACACCGAGATCGACGACACCTACACGCCGTTCCGCCAACGTGTCGAGAGCGGCCCCGAGCCGGGTGACCCGCTCCCGGTGCCGACGGTCCCCCCGACACCCGACGCCGTCGGCGAGTCGATCCCGCCCGGCGAGTGTCCGACACCCGGCGAGTTGGGCGTCGAGCCAGTCGAGCCCGACGACCGCGGCGTCCACCCGTTCCCGGGTGGTGAGTCGGCGGCACTCGACCGCCTGGAGGCGTGGATCTGGGAGGGTGACAACCTCCGCGAGTACAAGCAGACGCGCAACGGGATGCTCGGGCCGGACTACTCCGCGAAGGTCTCGCCGTACCTCAACGAGGGGTGCCTCTCTCCGCGGCGCGTCGCCGCCGCAGTCGACCGCTACGAGACGGAGCGCGTCGCGAACGACGACACCTACTGGCTGGTGTTCGAGCTGTTGTGGCGAGACTTCTTCCAGTTCCAGTTCGCCAAACACGGCGCGCGGTTCTTCGAGCGACCCGGCATCCGCGACCGGACCGACATCGACTGGCGGGACCCGGCGACGGACGACGACGCCGCCCGCGAGTTCGAGCGGTGGTGTGACGCCGAGACGGGCGTCCCGTTCGTCGACGCCAACCTCCGGGAGTTGGTCGCGACGGGGTACGTGAGCAACCGCGGGCGACAGAACGTCGCCTCCTTCCTGGCGAACGACCTCCGGATCGACTGGCGCCGCGGGGCGGCGTACTTCGAGACGCACCTCGTCGACTACGACCCCGCCTCGAACTACGGCAACTGGGCGTACATCGCCGGCGTCGGCAACGACTCGCGGAACCGCTCGTTCGACGTACTCTCGCAGGCCGAACGGTACGACCCCGAGGGCGAGTACGTCACCCACTGGCTCCCGGAACTGGAGCCGCTCCCGGCCGACGCCGTCCACGAGCCGTGGACCCTCTCCGAGCGCGAGCAGGCGGCGTACGGCGTCCAACTCGGACTGGACTACCCAGAGCCGGTGGTCGACCTCCGGGCAGACCGGGGGTAG
- a CDS encoding V-type ATP synthase subunit D yields the protein MAEDVKPTRKNLMEIEDRIELSERGHDTLEQKRDGLIMEFMDILDQAQDVRSELNADYERAQDRINKARAMDGDVAVRGAAAALEEYPEITTQSKNIMGVVVPQIDSSKVRKNIDERGYGLLGSSARIDEAADAYEELIESIILAAEVETAMKKMLEEIETTKRRVNALEFKLLPELRNNQEYIEQKLEEQEREEIFRLKKIKAKKEAEAKAEREAEAAETEEEESEPERLSADD from the coding sequence ATGGCCGAGGACGTCAAACCGACCCGGAAGAACCTGATGGAGATCGAAGACCGCATCGAACTCTCCGAGCGGGGACACGACACGCTCGAACAGAAGCGTGACGGCCTGATCATGGAGTTCATGGACATCCTCGACCAGGCCCAAGACGTCCGTTCGGAGCTGAACGCCGACTACGAGCGCGCCCAGGACCGCATCAACAAGGCTCGTGCGATGGACGGCGACGTGGCCGTCCGCGGTGCCGCCGCCGCCCTGGAGGAGTACCCGGAGATCACCACCCAGTCGAAGAACATCATGGGTGTCGTGGTTCCGCAGATCGACTCCTCGAAGGTCCGGAAGAACATCGACGAGCGCGGGTACGGACTGCTCGGCTCCTCGGCCCGGATCGACGAGGCCGCCGACGCCTACGAGGAGTTGATCGAGTCGATCATCCTCGCCGCCGAGGTGGAGACGGCGATGAAGAAGATGCTCGAGGAGATCGAGACCACCAAGCGCCGCGTCAACGCCCTGGAGTTCAAACTCCTGCCCGAACTGCGCAACAACCAGGAGTACATCGAGCAGAAGCTCGAAGAGCAGGAGCGCGAGGAGATCTTCCGCCTGAAGAAGATCAAGGCCAAGAAGGAGGCCGAGGCGAAGGCCGAACGCGAGGCCGAGGCCGCCGAGACCGAGGAAGAAGAGAGCGAGCCGGAACGGCTGTCCGCCGACGACTGA
- a CDS encoding universal stress protein, giving the protein MDHALAVVGSTETAKRLVREAGELAAGVDAELTLLHVTDEEEYAEEREQLASVTSGEVSYSSGQAKDGARNYAADVGRAVLDDVDVSYDAAGRLGEFADVVLEEIDRTDVDHVFLTGPKRSPAGKALFGDDTQRIVLDSPVPVTVVTEE; this is encoded by the coding sequence ATGGACCACGCACTCGCGGTCGTCGGTTCCACGGAGACGGCGAAGCGACTGGTGAGAGAGGCCGGGGAACTGGCGGCGGGCGTCGACGCCGAACTGACGCTGCTGCACGTCACCGACGAGGAGGAGTACGCGGAGGAACGCGAGCAACTCGCGTCGGTCACGAGCGGCGAGGTCAGCTACTCCAGCGGCCAGGCGAAGGACGGCGCGCGCAACTACGCCGCCGACGTGGGCCGAGCGGTGTTGGACGACGTGGACGTGAGCTACGACGCCGCCGGTCGACTGGGCGAGTTCGCGGACGTCGTCTTGGAGGAGATCGACCGGACGGACGTCGACCACGTGTTCCTCACCGGACCGAAACGCTCGCCGGCCGGGAAGGCGCTGTTCGGCGACGACACTCAGCGGATCGTCCTCGACTCTCCGGTGCCGGTGACCGTCGTCACCGAGGAGTAG
- a CDS encoding CBS domain-containing protein has product MDIPTPEQLKERRGDVGVTQTELAELAGVSQPLIARIEGGDVDPRMSTLRAVVEALDELERETVVLAADIYHEGIVSVAPDDSVADARDRMTAEDYDQLPVLKGASSVGSISLADILQAKSREDSLDELDVRTVMSPSFPVVSPEDRLDRISGYLQHSEAVMVTEGERVVGIITEADVAATLS; this is encoded by the coding sequence ATGGACATCCCGACACCGGAGCAGTTGAAAGAGCGACGGGGCGACGTGGGCGTCACACAGACAGAGCTCGCGGAGCTCGCGGGCGTCTCGCAGCCGTTGATCGCCCGGATCGAAGGGGGCGACGTGGACCCGCGGATGTCGACACTGCGGGCCGTGGTCGAGGCGCTGGACGAACTGGAGCGGGAGACGGTCGTCCTCGCGGCGGACATCTACCACGAGGGGATCGTCAGCGTCGCGCCGGACGACTCCGTCGCCGACGCACGCGACCGGATGACGGCGGAGGACTACGACCAACTCCCGGTGTTGAAGGGTGCGTCGTCGGTCGGGTCGATCTCGCTGGCGGACATCCTCCAGGCGAAGTCGCGCGAGGACTCACTCGACGAGTTGGACGTGCGGACGGTGATGAGTCCCTCGTTCCCGGTCGTCTCACCCGAGGACAGACTCGACCGGATCAGCGGCTACCTCCAACACTCCGAGGCCGTGATGGTGACCGAGGGCGAACGCGTCGTCGGGATCATCACCGAGGCCGACGTGGCTGCGACGCTGTCGTGA
- a CDS encoding MBL fold metallo-hydrolase — protein sequence MTDQTDAADGDESTPGPETTSDWGDWLPRAVATADPDGLSLWYLGCNGFVVRAADGSTLWIDPYVGTGDPPRTVRMVPVPFDPRDVTAADAVLATHEHTDHVHGPSQAPILAETDADFYAADDSLAVAREDERWTDRWDVSDEQFVEVAEGDSLDVGGIEIDVVDVHDPDATHPVGYLLQYDGTTVFHGGDTKPHEGFAAVGETYDVDLAIVAFGSVGTVPDKETGEPVETKWYCDENEAVRVARALQADRLLPTHWDMWKGLTADPSALHEHVRSFEFPDRLDVVEIGDRVDL from the coding sequence GTGACGGACCAGACAGACGCCGCAGACGGGGACGAGTCGACGCCGGGGCCGGAGACGACCAGCGACTGGGGCGACTGGCTCCCGCGAGCCGTCGCGACCGCCGATCCGGACGGGCTGTCGCTGTGGTACCTCGGCTGCAACGGCTTCGTCGTGAGAGCCGCAGACGGGTCGACGCTGTGGATCGACCCGTACGTCGGGACCGGCGACCCACCGCGTACCGTCCGGATGGTGCCGGTGCCGTTCGACCCGCGAGACGTGACGGCCGCCGACGCCGTGCTCGCGACCCACGAGCACACCGACCACGTCCACGGGCCGTCGCAGGCACCGATCCTCGCCGAGACGGACGCCGACTTCTACGCCGCCGACGACTCGCTGGCGGTCGCCCGCGAGGACGAGCGGTGGACGGACCGGTGGGACGTGTCGGACGAGCAGTTCGTCGAGGTCGCCGAGGGCGACTCCCTCGACGTCGGCGGGATCGAGATCGACGTGGTCGACGTCCACGACCCGGACGCGACACACCCCGTCGGGTACCTGCTCCAGTACGACGGGACGACGGTGTTCCACGGCGGCGACACGAAGCCACACGAGGGGTTCGCCGCGGTGGGCGAGACGTACGACGTGGACCTCGCGATCGTCGCGTTCGGCTCCGTCGGGACGGTTCCCGACAAGGAGACCGGCGAACCGGTCGAGACGAAGTGGTACTGCGACGAGAACGAGGCCGTCAGGGTGGCCCGCGCGCTCCAGGCCGACCGTCTGCTCCCGACCCACTGGGACATGTGGAAGGGGCTCACCGCGGACCCCTCCGCGCTCCACGAGCACGTCCGGAGTTTCGAGTTCCCCGACCGACTGGACGTGGTCGAGATCGGCGACCGAGTCGACCTCTGA
- a CDS encoding acyl-CoA dehydrogenase family protein, giving the protein MDFALSDEQRQIRDEVRRFAENEIAPVASEYDRAEEYPREIVDQAAELGLTAPHVPIEYGGVGYSSLEMALITEELFAVDPGIGLCVVSAGFGSEAIVAFGTEEQKEEYLPPLTEGEAVMGAAISEPQAGSDVTGITTTAEKDGDEWVLNGNKMWITNGSVGDYFVVMCETDPDQDDRYLGYSQILVEADRDGFSTEKITGKMGIRASDTAELIFDDVRVPAENLVGSRGMGFPQLMQFFDETRTGVAAQGVGIARGAAERAKTYMSEREQFGRPISEFQALRHDLAEAFTDIEAARQLTYKAAWHVEHGDGSELTKLASMAKEYASRVAVDVSDTAVQLHGGAGFVNDHDVERFYRDAKITQLYEGTTQIQKNIIARELYDEGY; this is encoded by the coding sequence ATGGACTTCGCGCTGTCCGACGAGCAACGACAGATTCGCGACGAGGTGCGGCGGTTCGCCGAGAACGAGATCGCGCCGGTCGCCTCGGAGTACGACCGGGCCGAGGAGTACCCCCGCGAGATCGTCGACCAGGCGGCCGAACTCGGGCTGACGGCGCCACACGTCCCGATCGAGTACGGCGGTGTCGGCTACTCCTCGCTGGAGATGGCGCTCATCACCGAGGAGTTGTTCGCCGTCGACCCCGGGATCGGGCTGTGTGTCGTCTCGGCCGGGTTCGGCTCCGAGGCAATCGTCGCGTTCGGCACCGAAGAACAGAAAGAGGAGTACCTCCCGCCGCTCACGGAGGGTGAGGCCGTGATGGGCGCGGCGATCTCGGAGCCACAGGCCGGCTCGGACGTGACCGGCATCACCACCACGGCGGAGAAGGACGGCGACGAGTGGGTGCTGAACGGCAACAAGATGTGGATCACGAACGGCTCCGTCGGCGACTACTTCGTCGTCATGTGCGAGACGGACCCGGACCAGGACGACCGCTACCTCGGCTACTCCCAGATCCTCGTCGAGGCGGACCGCGACGGCTTCTCGACGGAGAAGATCACCGGGAAGATGGGGATCCGCGCGTCCGACACGGCGGAGCTGATCTTCGACGACGTGCGCGTCCCCGCGGAGAACCTCGTCGGCTCCCGCGGGATGGGGTTCCCGCAGTTGATGCAGTTCTTCGACGAGACGCGCACCGGCGTCGCCGCACAGGGTGTCGGGATCGCTCGCGGCGCGGCCGAGCGTGCCAAGACGTACATGTCGGAGCGTGAACAGTTCGGGCGACCGATCTCGGAGTTCCAGGCACTACGGCACGACCTCGCGGAGGCGTTCACCGACATCGAGGCGGCACGGCAGTTGACGTACAAGGCGGCCTGGCACGTCGAACACGGCGACGGCTCCGAGTTGACGAAGCTCGCCTCGATGGCGAAGGAGTACGCCTCGCGCGTGGCAGTGGACGTGAGCGACACGGCGGTGCAACTCCACGGCGGCGCCGGCTTCGTGAACGACCACGACGTCGAGCGGTTCTACCGCGACGCGAAGATCACCCAGTTGTACGAGGGGACCACCCAGATTCAGAAGAACATCATCGCCCGCGAACTGTACGACGAGGGGTACTGA
- a CDS encoding DUF6653 family protein: MDSHGDTSTTVEGRLASAFGLAGDEWLRHANPKSVYSRFTVLPLFVVAVWSRVWLGWWALLPVAATVAWTYLNPRLFDEPASFDSWAAKGVLGERIWADRESFGLDRTRRRQLHAITAVQVVGVPPFLWGLYTLAPWVTATGLVTMVLAKVWFLDRMAHLFDDYRDTDAVRAWLA; this comes from the coding sequence ATGGACTCACACGGGGACACCTCGACGACGGTCGAGGGGCGGTTGGCGAGTGCGTTCGGGCTCGCGGGCGACGAGTGGCTCCGGCACGCCAACCCGAAGAGCGTGTACTCGCGGTTCACCGTCCTCCCGCTGTTCGTCGTCGCCGTCTGGAGTCGCGTGTGGCTCGGCTGGTGGGCACTCCTTCCGGTCGCGGCGACGGTCGCGTGGACCTACCTCAACCCACGGCTGTTCGACGAACCGGCGTCGTTCGACAGTTGGGCCGCGAAGGGTGTCCTCGGCGAGCGGATCTGGGCGGACCGAGAGTCGTTCGGACTCGACCGGACACGACGGCGGCAGCTCCACGCGATCACGGCGGTGCAGGTCGTCGGTGTGCCGCCGTTCCTCTGGGGGCTGTACACGCTCGCCCCGTGGGTGACGGCGACGGGGTTGGTGACGATGGTCCTCGCGAAGGTGTGGTTCCTCGACCGGATGGCTCACCTGTTCGACGACTACCGCGACACCGACGCCGTCCGCGCGTGGCTCGCGTGA
- a CDS encoding DUF6276 family protein translates to MTDCPTCSAGVVTVGVPTDLREYAPDDAAAVGLCPQCLTVTAVDSSSAEDPPRFDRVAPPFPDGEAGVALALLIGKLPSLAVEKPAVRALRERAEAAGGDVVLTLDRLVAASDVEPHFALERKVVQMEQLV, encoded by the coding sequence GTGACAGACTGTCCCACGTGTTCGGCCGGTGTCGTCACCGTCGGCGTCCCCACCGACCTCCGCGAGTACGCGCCCGACGACGCCGCCGCGGTCGGACTCTGCCCGCAGTGTCTCACGGTCACGGCTGTCGATTCGAGCAGTGCCGAGGACCCACCGAGATTCGACCGCGTCGCCCCGCCGTTCCCGGACGGCGAGGCCGGTGTCGCACTCGCGCTGCTGATCGGGAAGCTCCCGTCGCTGGCGGTCGAGAAGCCGGCCGTGCGGGCGCTCCGTGAGCGGGCGGAGGCAGCCGGCGGGGACGTGGTCCTGACGCTGGACCGGTTGGTGGCGGCGTCCGACGTGGAACCGCACTTCGCGCTGGAGCGGAAGGTGGTGCAGATGGAACAGTTGGTGTGA